The proteins below are encoded in one region of Alistipes indistinctus YIT 12060:
- a CDS encoding S41 family peptidase: MRYSTWQRLLIPVLLVSSLIASCGKDNPAPTPTPPSPDPGTPTEVPLKTQRINRFIVEAMRNRYLWNSGLPSEIDITSESDPAALFKRLRNPQDSWSVLSDNIQQTQGEFTNETRSYGYELTFGKFNNSENMFAVVLFTYPDSPAAKAGIKRGDIFIRVNDMEITMNTYMNLFRFPNVSLQYGHLEGNTIYPATQTTTLTGTEMYLDPVITYSVIDRAGHKIGYLCYSDFVSKSIGRLEKVFSTFQQQQVTEIILDLRYNPGGEVSAMAKLSSMLAPKSAVESHSVLQTRIYNKEYTEYLRQTGTDVNDYFDPSVAVNLNGLPLYTLTESSPASASESLILCLKPYMTVKQVGSSTAGKYCGGSLFQPAVQQGGQLVPDPEIGNWVLYLMTFKTADANGKSISSSGLYPDIWTSSLTLPELKLPLGDPLDPFIAKAIAAITGHSTPTRIETKSADPGFTLLRGLTGQPETRSGWLIDSTVMIPVTGASR; encoded by the coding sequence ATGCGTTATTCGACCTGGCAACGCTTGCTCATACCCGTGCTGCTCGTCAGCAGTCTCATCGCTTCCTGCGGCAAAGACAACCCCGCCCCGACCCCGACTCCCCCTTCTCCCGATCCCGGAACGCCTACCGAAGTCCCGCTCAAGACACAACGAATCAACCGGTTCATCGTCGAAGCCATGCGGAATCGTTATCTATGGAATTCAGGCCTGCCTTCGGAGATCGACATCACTTCTGAAAGCGATCCGGCGGCACTCTTCAAGCGGCTCAGAAATCCGCAGGATTCCTGGTCGGTCCTAAGCGACAATATCCAGCAAACCCAAGGCGAATTTACCAATGAAACCCGCTCGTACGGCTACGAACTCACTTTCGGCAAGTTCAACAATTCGGAGAACATGTTCGCGGTCGTCCTGTTTACCTATCCGGACTCCCCGGCTGCCAAAGCGGGCATCAAACGCGGGGATATTTTCATCCGTGTGAACGACATGGAGATCACGATGAACACGTACATGAATCTTTTCAGGTTCCCCAACGTATCCCTCCAATACGGACACCTCGAAGGAAACACGATCTACCCGGCGACCCAAACAACGACTCTCACCGGAACGGAGATGTATCTGGATCCCGTGATCACCTACTCGGTAATCGACCGGGCAGGCCACAAAATAGGTTACCTTTGTTATAGCGATTTCGTCTCCAAATCGATCGGCAGGCTGGAAAAGGTCTTTTCGACGTTTCAACAGCAACAGGTCACCGAGATCATACTCGACCTCCGCTACAACCCCGGCGGGGAAGTTTCGGCCATGGCCAAACTGAGCAGCATGCTGGCCCCGAAATCCGCTGTAGAGAGTCACTCGGTCCTCCAGACCCGGATTTACAACAAAGAGTACACGGAATACCTGCGACAGACGGGGACCGACGTGAACGACTACTTCGATCCGTCCGTTGCCGTGAACCTCAACGGACTGCCGTTGTATACCCTGACGGAAAGCAGTCCCGCCTCTGCATCGGAATCCTTGATTCTATGCCTGAAACCTTATATGACCGTTAAGCAGGTCGGCTCGTCCACCGCGGGAAAATATTGCGGCGGCAGCCTTTTCCAGCCCGCAGTGCAACAAGGCGGACAACTCGTTCCGGATCCGGAGATCGGCAATTGGGTGCTTTACCTGATGACCTTCAAAACCGCCGATGCAAACGGCAAATCGATCTCCTCATCGGGCCTCTATCCGGACATTTGGACCTCTTCGCTGACTTTACCCGAACTGAAACTGCCGTTGGGCGATCCCCTCGATCCGTTTATCGCGAAAGCCATCGCGGCCATCACCGGACACAGCACCCCAACCCGGATCGAAACGAAATCCGCCGATCCGGGGTTCACCCTGCTGCGCGGACTAACGGGCCAACCCGAAACACGCTCAGGCTGGCTGATCGATTCGACCGTTATGATTCCCGTAACCGGCGCTTCGCGCTGA